The Methanobacterium sp. genome includes the window TGGTTGAGGCACAACGTTCTTTAAAGGGAATGGATGCCAAAACTAAACAATTAGCAGTTATAGCCATTCACACTGCTAATCGAAATCCAATGGGTGTGAAATTACATGTTCAGATGGCTAAAAACCAAGGTGCAACTCGTGATGAAATTTTAGGGGCAGTAATGATTAATTTACACCTATCAGGACTTTCAAATGTTTTGGAATGCCTTCCTTCAGCTATGGAAGGCTTAAAATTATAAAAATCGTTATTTAATATTTACTAAAAACTTGATAATTAGCTAAATATTTTTATTCGATAAACTATGAATGAGGCAATTTAATGTTAGAATATAAGGGAATCCATTACGAAACCCATCCCCAAGTATATGAACCTGCAGAAGATACTTTTTTATTAGCAGAAAATCTTCAAATTGAAAGAAGAGACAAGGTGCTTGAAATAGGAACTGGAACTGGGCTTATAGCAATAATAGCCTCT containing:
- a CDS encoding carboxymuconolactone decarboxylase family protein, which gives rise to MNKNSENDKNPYQLFQEEFPELAGCFNDLVEAQRSLKGMDAKTKQLAVIAIHTANRNPMGVKLHVQMAKNQGATRDEILGAVMINLHLSGLSNVLECLPSAMEGLKL